From Proteus vulgaris:
GACAACAGCATTTTTGTTGCATTAGTTAACTTGCAATATCAAGAAAATTATCTCTTACACCATTGACTCGAAACCACCCAGCAATACTCACTCGCTCTTTATTAGTAGGGAGCACTTCATGAGGGAATTGTTCTGAAAGGAAAACAACTAAACGCCCTCCTTTTGGTGTGATTGTCGCAAGTTCGTTATTCTTTAAATCATAGATAACTAATTCGCCACCATCTTCGGTTGTCCAATCCTCATTAAGATATAACACTGTGGTTAAGCGCCGAGTTACATTTTCTTTAAAAGCATCAAGATGTTTTTTATAAAATGCTCCTTTCTCATAACACGCAAAATGTGCTTCGTATTCAAATAGTCCTAAATAAAACTCTCGATTAACAGCACGTTGAATAGATTCCATTTGCATTAAATAATGTTGTACTGGTTCACCCATTTCTGGCTCTAGCCAACTTATTTTATCGCTACGTATTGCTGCTTCTGCTTGACGATTTTCATGACGACCAATACGAGCTTGTTGTGCATTGTCACCAAAACAAGTGCGTAGTTGTTGAACAGCTTCTGGTGTGAGGAAATCATCCCATACACACCATCCTTTCTCTGCTATTTGCTCAAGAAGTTCTGCTATATTCATAGGTATATTGTCTGATAAACATGGGAAACTACTTTATATCACCAAGTTGACTAAAATGACAATTTAATAAACTTATCTTTTCGATAACACCAATTAATTAGAGTTTAATTCTATAAAAACCACAAAAACACACAGTGTATTCTTCTAGCGTTAAGAGTAAAAGCGGTTTCTGTTTAAACGAATAAATTTATATTAATAAATTTAAATTTTATATTTATTAATATTAAATGTTATTTTTAATAATATGTTCTAAGCATTGATAATAATTAATATATATCTTTTTTTACAATTAAAATTTTATGGATTTATATAACACACTAAAAATGTAATATTATTTAATAATTAGAGATAAAAATAGGCGATAAATATAAATTTTATCGCCCACTTTCTAAAATCAAAATATAAGAGAAAGAAACTTAATAGCCACTATCCATATCAACCACACCAAAAGGAGTCTCTCCTTTTTCAATTCGTTGAATATTTTCAACTATAGTATCCATTGCAATATTTGGAATGGTAAAGGCCGCGATATGTGGTGTAATAGAAACTCGAGGATGAGTCCAGAATGGATGCATACCTGCTAAAGGCTCTTGAGCAAAAACATCAAGAGTTGCATCAGCAATGTATCCTTGGTCTATCGCTTCTAATAAATCTTGATCAACTAAATGTGCACCACGAGCAAGGTTAATTAAATAGGATGAAGGTTTAAGTTGTTCAAAAAGAGAAAAATTTAAAATACCATGAGTTTCCGGTGTATAAGGTAATAAGTTAATCAGTAAATTACTCTCTTTAAGGAAGTCATTAAGTTGCTCTTTACCATAAAAACTTTCAACATTCTTAATTTGCTTTTCACTACGGCTCCAGCAACGCACTTTAAAACCTAGTTCAGCGAGTTTAGTCGCGACACTCCCGCCTAAAGCACCAGCACCTAAAACACCAATCACAAAATCATCATAAGAGTGAGAAGGAAGCTGTTTCCATAAACGTTGTGATTGTTGGCGTTTATAATCATCCATACGACGAAAATAATACATTACTTTCGCAATCGCATATTCTTGCATTTGAAGCCCCATTCCGGTGTCTTCCAAACGCATAACAGGAACACCTGTTGGTAATGTGCCAGGCTTTT
This genomic window contains:
- a CDS encoding 2OG-Fe(II) oxygenase, with product MNIAELLEQIAEKGWCVWDDFLTPEAVQQLRTCFGDNAQQARIGRHENRQAEAAIRSDKISWLEPEMGEPVQHYLMQMESIQRAVNREFYLGLFEYEAHFACYEKGAFYKKHLDAFKENVTRRLTTVLYLNEDWTTEDGGELVIYDLKNNELATITPKGGRLVVFLSEQFPHEVLPTNKERVSIAGWFRVNGVRDNFLDIAS
- the ghrA gene encoding glyoxylate/hydroxypyruvate reductase GhrA → MNIIYYHPFFDAETWINGMKARLPNANIRIWEPGDNQPADYAMVWLPPYEMLASRNHLKGIFALGAGVDAILKQEQQKPGTLPTGVPVMRLEDTGMGLQMQEYAIAKVMYYFRRMDDYKRQQSQRLWKQLPSHSYDDFVIGVLGAGALGGSVATKLAELGFKVRCWSRSEKQIKNVESFYGKEQLNDFLKESNLLINLLPYTPETHGILNFSLFEQLKPSSYLINLARGAHLVDQDLLEAIDQGYIADATLDVFAQEPLAGMHPFWTHPRVSITPHIAAFTIPNIAMDTIVENIQRIEKGETPFGVVDMDSGY